One stretch of Xiphophorus hellerii strain 12219 chromosome 21, Xiphophorus_hellerii-4.1, whole genome shotgun sequence DNA includes these proteins:
- the LOC116712132 gene encoding piggyBac transposable element-derived protein 4-like, with translation MVMKLIQPSYLGTGYHIYMDNFYTSPTLFKDLASKKFGACGTYRESRKGCPKGRPNALTKKSGRGSVRWIREGPVVFVKWMDTREVSVCSTIHPAFSGETVQRRVKNEVKRWIVKDIPCPTPVMAYNKYMGGVDLSDQLIQYYSAQRKTYRWYKTVLMHLVDIATANAYILHQELCKAKGVKPMTHKDFNVEMASQLCSVDMAGVPRRKAAEHIPVPISAQQNARNGRLQCRHCLQVNKVRKDTQWKCEGCDVPLCLLIDRNCFAQWHK, from the exons ATGGTAATGAAACTTATTCAGCCATCTTATCTTGGCACCGGCTACCATATTTACATGGACAATTTTTATACCAGTCCTACACTGTTCAAGGACCTGGCCAGCAAAAAGTTTGGAGCTTGTGGCACTTATAGGGAATCCAGGAAGGGATGCCCTAAAGGGAGGCCAAATGCTCTCACTAAAAAAAGTGGAAGAGGATCAGTGAGATGGATCAGAGAGGGCCCAGTGGTCTTTGTGAAGTGGATGGACACACGGGAGGTGTCTGTCTGCTCAACTATCCATCCTGCGTTTTCAGGTGAGACGGTGCAAAGGAGGGTGAAGAATGAAGTGAAACGCTGGATTGTGAAAGACATTCCATGTCCTACACCAGTCATGGCGTACAATAAATACATGGGTGGGGTTGACCTGTCTGATCAACTCATCCAGTATTACTCTGCACAACGGAAAACTTATCGTTGGTACAAGACTGTGCTTATGCATTTGGTTGACATTGCCACAGCAAATGCCTACATCCTACACCAAGAGTTGTGCAAAGCCAAAGGAGTGAAGCCCATGACACACAAAGACTTCAATGTGGAGATGGCCAGTCAGCTTTGTAGTGTGGACATGGCAGGTGTTCCAAGGAGAAAGGCAGCTGAACACATTCCTGTGCCCATTAGTGCTCAGCAAAATGCCAGAAACGGCAGACTGCAGTGCAGACACTGCCTCCAGGTGAACAAAGTCAGGAAGGACACACAGTGGAAATGTGAGGGCTGTGATGTGCCATTGTGCCTTCTGATTGACAGAAACTGCTTTGCACAGTGGCAcaagta A